DNA from Terriglobales bacterium:
GGCAGTGAGCCAGTCCTGCAGGTAACGAGAAAGGCTGGTGCTTTAGTTGGCAACCGGCCTGAGCCGCACTCCCGCGGATGTTCCTGATGAACTCGTCAAATCCCTCCGAGCTCAGTTTTCCGAGCGTGAAACTCACGGTAACGCAAGACAGCCAATCGCCCGGCATAGAGCTCACGCATGCGCCGGATATGCCGTCCAAAATGCCCGGCGGCTAAGAACTCGCACATGGTTGCTTGATCGAGGACCGTGAGTGTGGGCCGTCGCCTCGCGTTGCTCGAGTGGGCCCGGCGGAGCGGCGCCTGGGTCTTCGAGGACGACTACGACAGCGGAACGATTGCCGACTGCCAGATCCGTCCTGGCCCAACCGGCTGAAGGACGCGGATTAACCGGAAGTGATAGGCGCGTTCCGAATCCCTTACTGCACGTACGATTTTAAAATTCCACACGCCGCGCAACGGAATCGAGCCGCAAACCATCACATCTTCAATCCACGCGCCAACTTCTTCTACTACCGTTTTGGGGAGAACATCCACATGGCAGCAAAGAAGGCCAAGAACCACTCGGACCCTGTGCTACCGGATCAGGCCGGTCGTTTAATGGCGGTTGATCCGATGGGCACGAACGCCCCCCAAGAGGAAATCATTCGACGTAAGGCATACGAAATCTACGAGCAGCGCGGAAGAAAAGATGGGAACGAGGTGCAGCACTGGCTGGAGGCGGAAAAAGAACTGCATTGGAGGGGCAGCATCTGATGCCAAATTGGTCGTGCCGGCATACTCGGAAACTACTTTTGGGCGAATACTGATCCACACGACGTCGCCCGCGACGTGCCGCTCACGACCAGAACTTCACAATTCGCGGGATCGGCAAGTTTCGATTCGTGCTGCTATCTGCTGCTGGTTGCAGCAGAGATGACCGGCTTTAGCCGCCGGGGGAAACGCCGGCGAGGACCTAAGGAGTCCATAACCCGCTGCGCTTCCAGCTCCGTGACTCTTACTTCTGACCGCGCTTCACTTCCGACCGCCGTTCTGCACTCTCCGGCATGTACTTCGCAAACCACGCCAGCATCCGCCGTACCACGTCGCGCTGGTGCTCGACTTGGCTGAAGCTGTGCCCTTCGCCGGGATAGACCACCAGCTCCGTCGGCACGTGGAATGTTTTCAGCGCGTGCCAGAACTCGAACGACTGTGGCGCCGGGCACTCGCCGTCGCGCTCGCCCACTACCACCAGCGTCGGGGTCTTGGCTTGTTTGACGAACGTTATCGGCGCGCTCCTCTCGTATACCTTCGGGTCGTCGTAAACCGAGGCGCCAAAGTACGGGATCATCCACTGGTCAATATCATTTTCCCCGTAATAACTCAGCCAATCGGAAAGTCCGGCGGCGGCAACGGCGGCGCGGAATCGCTGTGTCTGGGTCACACCCCACATGGTCATGTAGCCTCCGTAGCTCCAGCCGGTCAAGCCGACGCGCTGGGGATCGACCGGGGCCTCCTTCAGCACTTCGTCCACTCCCGCCATGATGTCGCGAAAGTCGCCATACCCGAAATCCTTCACGTTGCCCCGGGTAAAGGCTTCCCCCTGTCCGTAGCTTCCGCGCGGGTTCGGACAGAGCACAAAGTAACCATGGGCGGCCAGCGGCGCTTCGAACGGCGCTCCCGGCCAGGTCGGCTGGCAGGCGCTTGCGGGCCCTCCGTGCACCACCACAATAAGCGGGTACTGGCGCGAGCTATCGTAGTGCTGCGGATAAAGAAGCCAGCCCTGAACGCGCATTCCATCGTTGAACCAGTGCAAGCTCTTGCCTTCGCCCCACAACGGACGCAGCGCTTCATTCGCATGTGTCACCTGCGTCCAGGAGCCCACCGGTCCCGCCCACACTTCAAACGGGTGCGAAAAGGAGCTGCGGATCACGGCCGTGGCAGTTCCGTCGCGCGTCGCCGATGCCGACGGGCTACCCCCCTCGGCATTGATTGTCTCCGCCGATGTCCACAGCGTCTTTGTGCCGCCGGTGTTCGGATCGATGGTGGCAATCGCAGACTGGCCATCCGCAATCTCGACCGCCAGGATCTGTCCCGATGTGAGCCATGTGATCCATGACGCGGACGCTTTCATGCCGGGCGTCAAGTTGCGCGTTTCACCACCGCCGGCAGGCACGGTGTAAATGTCGCCGCCGATGACGCCGAAATCACTCATCAAGCCGCTGATATAAGCGATGCTGCGGCCATCGGGCGACCACCGCGGCATGCTGATTTGCAGCGGCGGCCGGAGAATGGACTTCATCTCCCCGCCCGCTGCCGGCAACGTGTAAAGCTGTGCGATCCACCAGTTGTTATCGCCGGAGCCGTGGGCCGCGGTGGCTGCGAATTCCTTGCTGTCGGGCGACCAGTCGTACTCGTAGACGTACATGTCCGGGGGTGACACTTGCCGCGGCTCGCCCCCCGCCGCATTCACGATGGTCACGCGCTGCTCATAAATTTTGTCCTCGATTACGCCCACGGCCGGTTCCATTGCCACCAGCGGCCCGGCGGCGCGTGGCGCGTCTGCGATGAAGAGCAGCGCCAGCATGTTGCCGTCTGGGGACCAGCGCGGCGCGCTCAGATCTCCCTTCAGGTGAGTCAACCGCCGTGATGTGCCCGAGCGAATGTCGGCGACATAGAGCTGCAACTGGCCTGCCGCCTCGGCATCGGAAAGGAATGCGAGTTTGGCGCTGTCGGGCGACCACGCGATATCGTCCTCCCGGTGCGGGCCGGCCGACGCTGCACTTATCCGCTTCGGGGCGCTGCGGTCGCCAAGTCGTTCCACGTAGATACCCGTATTCTCCGTCACCGTTCCATCGGCAGTAGCCAGCCTCTCCACCCACGCGACGCTCTTGCCGTCAGGCGAGATTGCGGTCTGCCGAAAACGCCGCACCGCGAATACCTGGTCCATCACGGCATCGCCGGAAGTCTTCTGCGCCCACGCGGCGGCACTGGACAAAAAAAGAAGGAACAGCAGCTTGCATCCCCACCGTCGTTGCATCCGGCAAAGATACCGGATGCACTCGCGGCAAACAACTGAGCTGGCACTCGCGCCCCGGGTTGGCTGCCGAAACCGGTGCTCCACGCGCGTTTTCAGCGGCATGCACCAACCCCAAGGCGCGCCGGTTTCGTCTAAGCAAGTACCCTCTGGAAAGCGCCGGTGCCGGCAATGCAGGTCACCTGCGGTAGTTCCCAAAGTCACTTGCGCCTGTGACTGAGTTGAGGTATCTACCGGGCAGACACCGGGAAGGAAAGGAACTTGATTCCCGAATCGCATCCTCTGCAGCAGTTCTTCCTCGAACTGGTCAGCGAACACTTCCACCATACCCTCGGTTTGCGCGATCCGCAGTTAAGCGAGTACATCGCTAACATGCTCACCGAGTTCACCGAGGTCGACCAGTTGCACCGCGTACGCAATGCTGCCGGGCGGCCGCTCGACGACGTCGGCGAGATGCTGATCGAGGCTGACCCCGTGTTCGGTGACGCGCCGTCCTTCGACCGCGAACGTGCCGTGCGCAAGCACATCGGCGATTACAGCCTGTTTTTCACCGGCATGTTCCCCGAGGCGATTAACCACTGGCGCCTGCGCCGCCAGCGGCTGGAAAATTTCGTCGATTTCATCCGCGCCGGCAAGGAAAGCTACTACATCGTCTCCAAGTTTGAATTCTTCGAGTACGCGAAAGCCGCGCCACTGTTTGCCAAGTTGTCGGCGCGTTTCGAGGAATGCGTCTTCGGACTGAACCAGGTGAAAAACGACCTGGCGGAGCGCCAGCACCCAATCGTCCGCCGCGCTGATGAACTATTGATGTAGATTGAGTTCGCGGCGCGTGCCATCCACTCCGCCTGAACCCGTGACCATGTGCGGATTCCCAGGTAGGCGCCCTCTCCTGGGCAGCTCTCAAACGACCGGAATCCCATCTGCAGCGGACCCCAGCCGTTCGCGCGATCACGCGCCGCGCCGGTAAAAGCTGAGCGCCGCATCTCCCTGCTTGAGTAACCGGGAGCGTAGCAGCGAGCCAAAACGTTCTCCAGGATCAAACTTTTTCTCGTGCTCGGCAATCACAATGGTGTGGTCGCCCAGCAGCCGCGACTGCGACAGGAACCCGAGCGTCTCGTCGTAAGCTTCCTGCATGCTGTAGGGCGGATCGAGAAAAACGTGGCTGGGGGCAATGGCCTGGCTGTCGAGCAGGCGAAGTGCCCGCGGCACCTCGCGCTCGTTAACTTCGAACCCCTCCCTGATGCCGAGGCTGCGCAGGTTTTCGCGGATCACCTCCGCCGCGCGCGGCGATGACTCCACGAAATACACCGCGTCCGCTCCGCGGCTCAGCGCCTCGATGCCGACCGCTCCTGTACCGGCGAACAAGTCCAACCACACGCTTCCGGCCAGCGCCTCGGGACTTCCCGCGGTCAGCACATTGAACAAGGTTTCGCGCAGCCGGTCCGAAGTCGGACGGATGTCCATGCCGGGCAGCGAGCGCAGCCGACGGCTGCGATATTGGCCGGCGATCACGCGCATGCTGCGAGTCTATCCATCTCTCGGTCGGTCGGTCTATTCACGCTCCGGATCCAAGACCTCGCCACCGAACCGGCACTGCGATAGCCCTCGTTCAACTCCCCTCGACCAGATACAATGGATTCGGAGCAGGTGCGGTCCAAATGAGAAGTTGGTCGTTCCCCGCCGGTCGCGTCTTCGGCATCGACATTCGCGTTCATCTCACCTTCGCCTTCCTGCTGATGTACGTGTGGATGACGGAAGGATCCGGGTTGGGCGCCGCCAGCCTTGGCCGCGGATTCGCGCTGGTGGGATTGGTGCTGGCGTCGGTAATCCTGCACGAGATGGGACACATGCTGGCGACCATCCAGCAACACGTGCCGGCCCGCTCGGTGGTGTTGCTGCCGATCGGCGGCGTGAGCCTGCTGCAGGAACCGTCGCGACAAAAGCTGGAGCCCAACCGCGAACTGCGCATCTCGCTCGCGGGTCCCCTCGTCAATTTGCTGCTGGCGTTTTTGGCAGCGGCAATCGTGCTCAGCATCGCCCCCGAGGCCGCGCTCTGGAAACAGCCCTTCGTGTATTCCGGCAATCTGCCGCGCAGTTTCTTTTGGATCAACCTGTTCCTCGGGGTTTTCAACCTGCTGCCGGCGTATCCCGCTGACGGCGGACGCATGGTGCGCGCCATACTGGCCCGCCGCATGGATCATGTGCGCGCCACGCGGCGCGCGGTTTCGATCGGCCAGGGATTCGCCATGGCCTTCATCCTGGCCGGCATCTGGAACACCTGGCTGATGCTGGTCGGGTTCTTCCTCTTTGTCGCGGCGCAGTTGGAAGACCGCTCCGCGGTGTTTCAATCGGTCCTCGAGCAGGTACGCCTGGAAGACGTGATGCTCACCGATTTCTCCACGCTTTCGCCCGCCGACACGCTGGAAGGCGCGCTGCACAAGGCCGTGCACACCTTGCAGGACGATTTTCCCGTTGTCCGCGGCAGCGACATGGTGGGCGTAATTTCGCGGCAGAAGATTCTGGAGGCCATGCGTTCCAGCGGAAATGGCTATGTGCAGTCGGTGATGAACCGGGTCTTTTCGTCCTCCCAGGCCAACGACACCCTCGCTTCCGCATTCCGCAAGCTCACCTCGCAAGGCGTGACCGTTCTTCCCGTGGTTGACAGCGGACGCCTGGTTGGCATCGTGACCCTGCAAAACCTGATGCACAGCATGTCGCTGCTCGCCGAGACCAAGCGCCTCAGGCACGAGCAGGAACAACAACACTAATCCAACTGTATCGCCCTCGCCAGCGTGATCGCCGGGAGCGCGCGCAATTTTTGCAGCACCGCATCGGGCACGCGCGAATCCACGTGCACCACGCTGACCGCCTCCCCGCCCGTGCCGTGGTGGGCCTTGGCCTGCGACGCGGAAGCCCCCGCAGCCCGCGCGGCGTGCTCGGCGCGTCCCAGGGAAAAATTCGCGATATTGATCTTGGCCTCGCCCAGGATGGTGCCGATCTTCCCGATTACTCCCGGCACGTCGCGGCTGCGCAGGTAAACCAGGTTGCGCTCCAGCGGCGCTTCCACGTCGATTCCATCCACCGACAGCAGCCGCGGTGAGACGCCGTGCAGCACCGTGCCCTTCACTTCGTGGTCTCCGCCGTGCGTCTTCAGATGGACCGTGACCACGCTGCCTGCGCTTCCGCTCGATACTTTCGGCTTGGCGTTTTCACGCACGCGGACGCCGCGCTCCTCCGCGACCGCCGACGCGTTTACCAGGTTCGCTTTTTCCGCGAGCACGGAATTCAATACTCCCACCAGCGCCGCGTTGCGCACCAGTTGCGTCTTCCCGCCGGCGATGGGACCGCTGTATTGCAGCCCGATCTCCTCCAGGCCCGCCTCCGCGGCCTGCGCCACGAAGGACCCGAGCCGTTCCGCCAGCGTCATGTACGGCTGCAACTCGGCATACTCGGCGTCCGACACCGACGGTACATTCACCGCGTTCTGCATCACCCCGCGGCGCAGAAACTCCCGCACCTGGATGGCGATCTGCACTCCGACCGCTTCCTGCGCCTCGTGCGTGGAACCTCCGATGTGAGGCGTCAGGATCACGTTCGGCGCGGTGAGCAGCGGCGAGTCCTTCGGCGGCTCTTCCGCAAAGACGTCCACCGCAGCCCCGGCCAGGTGACCGTCGCGCAACGCAGCCGCCACCGCGGCTTCGTCGAGCAGTTCGCCGCGCGCGCAGTTGATCAGCCGCGCGCCTTTCTTCATTTTGCGGATGGTCTCCGCGTTCATCATGCCGGCGCTCTGCGGTGTGAGCGCCAGGTGCAGCGTAACGTAATCGGCGGCAGCCAGGACTTTCTCCAGGGCCGTCACTTCGATCTCCGCCTCGCGCGCGACTTCCGGCGAGACAAATGGGTCATGCGCCAGCAGCTTCATCCCGAAAGCTCGTGCCCGGCGCGCCACTTCCATGCCGATGCGCCCCAGCCCGATAATGCCCAGCGTCTTTCCGCGCAGTTCCGTCCCTTGCAGCGATTTCTTCTCCCATTTGCCGGAGTGCATAAGCGCGTCGGCGCGGCAAAGGTGACGCGCCATGGCCAGCGCCATGGCCAGCGTGTGTTCGGCCACGGCCACCGCGTTAGCGCCCGGGGTGTTCATCACCGCGATGCCGTGACGGGTCGCTGCTTCCAGGTCCACATTGTCCACCCCGACCCCGGCGCGCCCAATGACTCGCAGTTTTTGCGCGTGCTCCAGCAGCGCCGCGTCGGCCTGGACGGCGGAGCGCACGATGAGCGCGTCAGCATCCGCGACCTCGCTCGCCAGCCGGCCGTCCACCTGGTCAGGCGTGATCACCCGCCACTGTTTTTCTTCGCGCAGAATGTCGAGCGCCGAGGAAGAGATTTTTTCCGCTACTACAATTTTCATAAGACTACCGCGTTTCGAAATTCAACCCTGCCGTTAAACAAGTGTCATCCTGAGCGTTGCGAAGGATCTATGCATTTCCTCCGCCCTGCGCTACCGTCGCCGCCGGCTTCGCGGTCCTCTCCGCGTACGCCTTCTGTGCTGCCGCCACCGCCGCGCCGAACTCCACTTTGCGGATCTTCGCCATCACCTGCTCCAGTGCGGCGATGATGCCGATCGTGTCCAGGTAATCGTAGTACCCGAGGTGGGCGATACGGAACAGCGCCGACTTCATCTGCTCGCCCTGACCCGCCGCCACCACCGCGCCGAAATTCTCGCGGAAGGATTTCACGATCACGCCGGAATCCAGCCCTTCCGGCGACGTCACCGCCGTCAGCGCATTCGAAGGCACGCTCGCGTACAGCTTCAGTCCCAAAGCGCGAACTCCGGCGCGCGTCATCTCCGCGCAAAGTTCGGCGTTTGCGATCAATGCCTCCCGCCCCGCCGCCAAGTCGCCTGAGCCTTGCTCGCGAATGTACTCCAACGCTGCTGCTAATGCAGCGACCAGCGCAATGGCCGGAGTGAACGCCGACTCCCCCTTGGCGCCCGCCTTCCTCTCCTTGCGCAAATCAAAGTAATAACGCGATGATTTCGCGCTCTCCATGCGCGACCATGCCCTCTGGCTGACGGCACAATACGCCAGGCCCGGCGGCACCATCACCGCCTTCTGCGAACCGCCGATAATGACGTCGATGCCCCAGCCGTCCACGTCAAAACGCGTCGTGCCCAGCCCGGTGATGGCGTCGACAACGAGCAGCGTGTCGTGCCCCGGCCCGCGCACCAGCCGCGCCACGCCTTCAACGTCGTGTCGCACGCCGGTGGAGCTTTCCGTCGCCTGCATGTACACGGCGCGAACTTCCGGCGTCAGCCGCGCGCGCACCGCATCCAGGCCAAACGTCTGGCCATACGGAACGGTCACCACATCCGCCGCAAGCCCATACGCTTTGGCCAGCTCGGTCCAGCGCTCGCCGAATTTTCCCGCCGTGAGCACCAGCACTTTGTCCCCGGCTGAGGTCAGGTTTGCCACCGACGCTTCCATGGCGCCGCTGCCTGACGACGCCATCAGTACCACGTCATTCTGCGTTCCAACGAACGACTTCAGGTCCGCCAGCACGCGCGTGTAGAGCGCGCGAAAATCCGCGGTCCGATGATGGATATTGGCCGCGGCCATGGCGGTCTGCGCCGCGGGTAGAAGGGGCGTCGGCCCCGGCGTGAAAAGCCGGTTCTTGCGCAACATGGGTGCCATCCTGTGCTGGGCAGCGGCGGATTTCACTCCACCGGAAGTTGGTTTATTCGAGATTGATTTCCTGAACGGCTGCTAGGTTGAAAATTGGCTTTGGCGCGAATCATAAGACCCCGGCGCAGCCCCACGCAACACTATAATGGGTCGCATCTTTGAGGTACTGTTCCGAACCTGTACGGGGAGACCGCATGAGCATCAGCGAGCAGGTCCAGAAGGACATGGTCGAGTCGATGAAGGCGCGCGACGAGCGCCGTCTGTCCACGCTGCGTATGATGAAGAGCGCGCTCAAGAACAAGGAAATCGACAAGCGCGCGCCGCTCGACGACCGCGAAGCCTTGCAGGTTCTGAGCACCCTGATCAAGCAGCGCAAGGACTCGATCGAGCAGTTCACCAAGGGAGGACGCCAGGACCTGGCCGACAAGGAAGCTGCCGAGATCACGCTGATCGAAACCTATATGCCGAAAGCGACCGGTGAAGAAGAGATTGTCGCCACCGTCCGCGCCACCATTGCCGAAATGGGCTCGACCAACATGAAAGATATGGGCGCGGTGATGAAAAACGTGATGGCCAAGTTTGCCGGCGCGCGCGTCGACGGCAAAATCGTGAGCGAGACCGTGAAGAAGGAACTGGCTGGCAAATAATGGCGTCGACGGCGGACATCCCCCGCAGCATACGAGCGAAATACGAGCCCGTCATTGGCCTCGAAGTGCACGTCCAGCTGCTGACCGCCAGCAAAATTTTCTGCTCCTGCGCCAACCGCTTTGGCGATCCGCCCAACACCAACGTCTGCCCGGTCTGCCTGGGCCTCCCGGGCGCGCTCCCAGTGCTGAACAAAAAAGCGGTGGAGTTCGCGACGCTGGCGGCGATGGCGCTGAACTGCCGCATCAACGAGCGCTCGATTTTTGCTCGCAAGAATTACTTTTATCCCGACCTTCCCAAGGGCTACCAGCTTTCGCAATACGACAAGCCCCTCGCCGAGTTCGGCTGGATCGAAGTCCCCGACGGAGCCCGGCCCGATGGAGCCCGGTCGCCCTCGACCGGGACAACAAAAAGAATCGGCATCACCCGCGTCCATCTGGAAGAGGACGCCGGCAAGAGCCTGCATGAGGGCTTTCCCGATTCCTCCGAGCGCACCTACCTCGACCTGAATCGCTGCGGAACGCCGTTGATCGAGATCGTCAGCGAGCCCGACCTGCGTTCGCCCGACGAAGCCTACGAATACCTCACGCGCCTCAAGGAGATCGTGCTCTACACCGGCGTCAGCGATGTGAATATGGAAGAAGGCTCGCTGCGCTGCGATGCCAACATCAGCGTGCGTCCGGCAGGCCAGCAGGAACTCGGCACCAAGACCGAGATCAAGAACGTCAATTCCTTCCGCTTCATCCGCCAGGCGCTGGAGTATGAAATCGAGCGCCAGGTCGGCGTGATTGAGTCCGGCGGGCGCATCATCCAGGAAACGCGCCTCTTCAACTCGCACGAAGGAAAAACTTACGGCATGCGTTCCAAGGAAGAAGCGCACGACTACCGTTATTTCCCCGAACCCGATTTGCTGCCGCTGGTGGTGGACCAATCCTGGCAACAGCAGATTCGCGCCATGCTTCCTGAACTGCCCGAAGTCCGGCGCGCGCGCATGATGCGCGACTACGGCCTGACTGAAGACGATGCCTTTACCCTCACGCGCACCCGGCACATGGCTGACCAGTTTGAAGAAGCGGCACGCGCGGCGAAAAATCCCAAGCGCGTCGCTAATCTCGTGATCAGCGACTTGCTGGGCCGCTTGAAAGCCCAGGGCCTGGAGATTGAGCAGTCGCCGGTCTCGATGAAAGGCGTTGCCATGTCAGCCGACCTGGTCGAGTCCGGCGCCATCTCCGGCAAGATCCTGAAGGACCTCTACGACAAAGCGTTCGAGCGCAAGCAGGATTTTCCGGAAGTTTACGAAAAAGAAAAACCGCAGCAGATCACCGACACCGGCGCCATCGAGCGGATGATCGACGAAGTCCTCGCCGCCAATCCCAAGCAGGTCGAGCAGTACCGCGCCGGCAAGACGACGATGAAAGGATTTTTTGTCGGTCAGGTGATGAAGGCGTCGAAAGGCCAGGCCAATCCTGCGCTGGTGAATGAACTCCTCGACAAAAAGTTGGGCTAACTAGCTAATAGCTCCTAACTCCTGGCGACTAACTCCAGCTCCTAACTGCTTGTCACCGCTCCAGCTCCGCGCTGCTATAGAGTTGGATCAGCATGTCGGGCGTGACGCGATAAAGCGCGAAGTTCTGGCCGTCGTCGGAGATTTCTCGGAACAGCAGTTCGCCCCGCCCGTCGCCGTCGGCATCCACTGCGTCAATCAGCTCCGCTCGCGGATACGCGTCGAGGTGCTTGCTGTCGGTCGCCCACACCTTCAGCTTGCGAAGCTCGTTGTTGTAATCCTGGCGCGCAACGAGCGTAATCCAGTAGGTCAGGCCATCTCTTGATGGAGGCGGTTGCGAATTCGTTCTTGCACCTGCCCGTCGAACCGGCGTCGCCGGCGCTTCTGTGGCTCTCGCCATCAAAACCACTTGCGGCTCGTTGCTGGTGGTGAGATCGAAGGTTCGCATCTGCACATCCTGCAACTCCCCGCAGCACGCGCCGCCGCGTGCGCGCGCCCAATCCTGTAACACTGCACCGGCCAGCTTGCTCATGGATGCCTTCAGCTTCTCCTGGTCCTCGTTTTTCCACGGCACCAGAAAGCTGTGCGGCTCCGGACCGTCGGCGTCGGAAATTGCCGGCAGGATTCGACCCGCGCCCGCTGCAACCGTCTTCGTGGAGGATGAGCTCGGACCTGCCGCCGCGGCCGGCGCCTTGGGAGGCGCCTTGGTTTCCACCGCGCCCGGTAAATTCTCCGCCTGCTCCGCTGTCGGGCGGCCGCGCCGCAGCACCGGATGTTCCGAGTCCTCGTGCTTGGGCGGACTCGATGTGGCCTGCGCTGGCGATGAGGCTGGCGCGGAGACGGCAGAATCACTGGCCTTGGTCGTCGTTCCGCTGGGCGGGGTTGAATCTGGCGGCTGCTTGTCGGCCGCCGGCTTGCGCAGCACCGGAGGCGCATCGCCATCGCTCGACCCTGCCTCCGTCGTGGATTGGGGCTCAGACTCCGGATGGGGCGTGCGCGTGGGTGGCGATTCTTTGTCGCGGCCGGAGCGCCTGCCGCCGCGACGCAATGTCGGGGGCCCTTCGCCCACGGACGCCGACTTTGGCGCCGCATCCCGCGGCTTTCGCGCGGCCGCTAATTGTTCGTTGGTCTGGAAACGCGTATCGGCGAGCCACGCCCCGTTGCTCGCCTGGCGCGCGTCCGTCAACGTCACCACCCCGATCGATTCGCCGCTCTGCTCCACTTCGTACACGTTCCCGGGTTCCAGGGCCATCGGGACCGGGTCCGCCTTGTAGATGGAAGCATCGTAGTAGCGTCCGTCCACCAGGATGGTTACCGGGATGACGCGCGGGATGCCGCCCTTGGCTGGCCATTCCACCAGCGCCAGCGCCCGCGGACCCTTGGCCTTCCGCGGGGTGCGCTGCCCCACGGCGCTGAACGCCAGCCCCAGGCACAACGCCAAAACGAGTGCGCGGTGTAAGATGTCTTTCCGCTGGAGAATGCTCATGCAGCTTAATGATAAAGCCCCTGACTTCACTTTGCTCAACCAGGACGAAAAGAGCACTTCGCTCAAGGATTTTCGCGGGAAAAGCGTTGTCCTCTATTTCTTTCCCAAGGCCAATACGCCCGGTTGAAACGTCGAAGCGTCCGAGTTTCGTGACGAATACGCCAAGTTCAAGAAAGCCGGCGTCGAGATCGTGGCCTCCTCGCCCGATTCCCCGCACGCGCTGAAAAAATTCCAGGAGCAGTTCCAGCTTCCCTTCACTCTGCTCTCTGATTCTGACAAGACCCTTGCCCAGGCTTATGGCGTGCTCAAAGAAAAAAATATGTACGGGAAGAAAGTGATGGGCATCGAGCGCAGCACCTTCGTGATCGGTCCGGACGGCAAGTTGAAGCACGAATTTCGCGGCGTCAAGTCTGCCGGTCATGCCGCGGAAGTGCTCGCGGCCCTGAAATAAGGCTCAACCGGCATCAATAAAATCGGAAGTAAGAAGTCCGAAGTAAGAACGGGACAGTTCTGCGACAACGGCAGTTCTGACTTCTTACTTTTTCGTTCTGACTTCGTCATGCGCGATCCCGGTTTTGACATTACGCGCGCACGCCCGCTGTCGCGCCGCTTCTACGACCGCGACCCGCGCCGGGTTGCGCGCGAATTGCTGGGCAAGCTGCTGGTCCGCAAGCACGGGCGCAAGCTGGTTGGCGGGAGAATCGTTGAGGTCGAAGCCTACCTGGGCAAGAACGATCCCGCCGCGCACAGTGCTGCCGGTCCGACTGCCCGCAACATGGTCCTGTTTGGAGCGCCCGGTTTCGCTTACGTGTATTTCATTTACGGCAATCATTACTGCCTGAACGTCTCCTGCATGGCGGAAGGCAAAGCCGGAGGCGTCCTGTTTCGCGCCCTCGAACCGGTCACGGGATTGGCGAGAATGTTCCCGGCGCGCGGCCTTCCCTTCCCGGAAGGTGACCCGCAAATCACCGAGTTGCGCCTGCTAACGACTGGCCCCGGCCGTCTGGCGCAGGCGCTCGGCATCACGCGCGCGCGGGACAACGGCAAGGACCTCACCACTTTTTCCGATCTCACCATCCTGGATGACGGGTATCGCGCCGGCCGCGTTCTGACCACGCCGCGCATGGGCATCAAGAAGGCTGCCGATGCCAAGCTGAGATACCTGATCGCTGGAAACAAGTTTGTCTCGGGACGCCAGAAATAAAAAGTGGGTACTACACGGCATCCATGTTGTTCTGACTTCTTACTTCTGACTTAGATTCGGTCCGCGCGCTTCTCCCGC
Protein-coding regions in this window:
- a CDS encoding alanine--glyoxylate aminotransferase family protein, whose protein sequence is MLRKNRLFTPGPTPLLPAAQTAMAAANIHHRTADFRALYTRVLADLKSFVGTQNDVVLMASSGSGAMEASVANLTSAGDKVLVLTAGKFGERWTELAKAYGLAADVVTVPYGQTFGLDAVRARLTPEVRAVYMQATESSTGVRHDVEGVARLVRGPGHDTLLVVDAITGLGTTRFDVDGWGIDVIIGGSQKAVMVPPGLAYCAVSQRAWSRMESAKSSRYYFDLRKERKAGAKGESAFTPAIALVAALAAALEYIREQGSGDLAAGREALIANAELCAEMTRAGVRALGLKLYASVPSNALTAVTSPEGLDSGVIVKSFRENFGAVVAAGQGEQMKSALFRIAHLGYYDYLDTIGIIAALEQVMAKIRKVEFGAAVAAAQKAYAERTAKPAATVAQGGGNA
- a CDS encoding GatB/YqeY domain-containing protein produces the protein MSISEQVQKDMVESMKARDERRLSTLRMMKSALKNKEIDKRAPLDDREALQVLSTLIKQRKDSIEQFTKGGRQDLADKEAAEITLIETYMPKATGEEEIVATVRATIAEMGSTNMKDMGAVMKNVMAKFAGARVDGKIVSETVKKELAGK
- the gatB gene encoding Asp-tRNA(Asn)/Glu-tRNA(Gln) amidotransferase subunit GatB — encoded protein: MASTADIPRSIRAKYEPVIGLEVHVQLLTASKIFCSCANRFGDPPNTNVCPVCLGLPGALPVLNKKAVEFATLAAMALNCRINERSIFARKNYFYPDLPKGYQLSQYDKPLAEFGWIEVPDGARPDGARSPSTGTTKRIGITRVHLEEDAGKSLHEGFPDSSERTYLDLNRCGTPLIEIVSEPDLRSPDEAYEYLTRLKEIVLYTGVSDVNMEEGSLRCDANISVRPAGQQELGTKTEIKNVNSFRFIRQALEYEIERQVGVIESGGRIIQETRLFNSHEGKTYGMRSKEEAHDYRYFPEPDLLPLVVDQSWQQQIRAMLPELPEVRRARMMRDYGLTEDDAFTLTRTRHMADQFEEAARAAKNPKRVANLVISDLLGRLKAQGLEIEQSPVSMKGVAMSADLVESGAISGKILKDLYDKAFERKQDFPEVYEKEKPQQITDTGAIERMIDEVLAANPKQVEQYRAGKTTMKGFFVGQVMKASKGQANPALVNELLDKKLG
- the bcp gene encoding thioredoxin-dependent thiol peroxidase — its product is MQLNDKAPDFTLLNQDEKSTSLKDFRGKSVVLYFFPKANTPGUNVEASEFRDEYAKFKKAGVEIVASSPDSPHALKKFQEQFQLPFTLLSDSDKTLAQAYGVLKEKNMYGKKVMGIERSTFVIGPDGKLKHEFRGVKSAGHAAEVLAALK
- a CDS encoding DNA-3-methyladenine glycosylase, whose protein sequence is MRDPGFDITRARPLSRRFYDRDPRRVARELLGKLLVRKHGRKLVGGRIVEVEAYLGKNDPAAHSAAGPTARNMVLFGAPGFAYVYFIYGNHYCLNVSCMAEGKAGGVLFRALEPVTGLARMFPARGLPFPEGDPQITELRLLTTGPGRLAQALGITRARDNGKDLTTFSDLTILDDGYRAGRVLTTPRMGIKKAADAKLRYLIAGNKFVSGRQK